One Cryobacterium roopkundense genomic region harbors:
- a CDS encoding S8 family serine peptidase: MTQNSRGTRGWRRFGAGLGVLLAVAVVGGSVVLDAPPARADQIRDLEYWLGDYGFAEAWNTTRGAGVTIAVIDTGIDSTVAELASAVVGGTDVSGLGSSRGQTPVGSDKQDSGHGTMVASLLAGRGTGEGTGMIGVAPEANLLSVSVAFGDSSSTVSNDDQIAEGIRWAVDNGADVINMSLTRNTLFWPESWDDAFLYAFENDVVVVAAAGNRGSGTTEVGAPATIPGVLTVAGVDREKTASFDASSQGITISVAAPSEQLVGAIPGGGYVLWEGTSAAAPLVSGLVALVRAAYPDLDAAGVMNRVIESANPNGQTTPSPIYGNGLIDASAALNARVPASTGQTPTELLQEWIHLHRRAEIEVQPTETPSVVAPTVPSQDPALPAQNIASAWLPSQLTLTYISLPLAVLVGFGILIGLLGIGATRHFKRIRRK, from the coding sequence GTGACACAGAACTCCCGAGGTACGCGCGGCTGGCGGCGGTTCGGCGCGGGCCTCGGAGTGCTGCTCGCCGTGGCCGTCGTGGGTGGTTCCGTTGTTCTGGACGCTCCGCCCGCCCGAGCCGACCAGATTCGCGACCTCGAGTACTGGCTGGGCGACTACGGGTTCGCCGAGGCCTGGAACACCACCCGTGGAGCAGGGGTCACGATCGCGGTCATCGACACGGGAATCGACAGCACCGTCGCCGAGCTGGCCTCAGCGGTCGTCGGGGGAACGGATGTCTCGGGCCTGGGCTCCTCCCGCGGTCAAACCCCGGTGGGCAGCGACAAACAAGACAGTGGACACGGCACCATGGTTGCGTCACTCCTCGCCGGTCGGGGAACAGGCGAGGGCACGGGAATGATCGGCGTCGCACCCGAAGCGAACCTTCTCTCCGTCTCCGTGGCCTTCGGCGATTCCTCGTCCACAGTGAGCAACGACGACCAGATCGCCGAAGGCATCCGCTGGGCCGTCGACAATGGCGCCGACGTCATCAACATGTCGCTCACGCGCAATACCCTGTTCTGGCCGGAAAGCTGGGACGACGCTTTCCTGTACGCCTTCGAGAACGATGTCGTGGTTGTTGCCGCCGCAGGCAACCGGGGGAGCGGCACGACCGAAGTCGGCGCGCCCGCCACAATCCCCGGTGTGCTGACAGTGGCCGGTGTGGACCGTGAAAAGACGGCAAGCTTCGACGCTTCCTCCCAGGGCATCACGATTTCAGTGGCCGCGCCGAGCGAGCAACTGGTGGGTGCCATTCCGGGTGGGGGATATGTGCTTTGGGAGGGCACGAGCGCCGCCGCGCCGCTCGTGTCGGGGCTGGTGGCCCTCGTGCGGGCCGCCTACCCAGACCTCGACGCGGCCGGGGTGATGAATCGCGTGATCGAATCGGCCAACCCGAACGGCCAGACGACGCCGAGTCCGATCTACGGAAACGGACTCATCGACGCGAGTGCGGCGCTGAACGCCCGAGTGCCGGCGTCGACGGGCCAGACCCCGACTGAACTGCTCCAGGAGTGGATTCACCTGCATCGCCGGGCCGAGATCGAGGTGCAGCCCACAGAGACACCTTCAGTCGTTGCGCCCACGGTTCCGTCACAGGACCCGGCTCTGCCCGCCCAAAATATTGCCTCGGCATGGCTGCCCAGCCAACTCACCTTGACCTACATCAGCCTGCCGCTCGCCGTGCTCGTGGGATTTGGTATCCTAATAGGATTGCTAGGCATAGGCGCCACTCGGCATTTCAAGCGAATTCGCCGCAAGTAG
- a CDS encoding DUF501 domain-containing protein produces the protein MTRPPFDPFTNEDIAVVSAQLGRPARNVVGIAARCICGAPTVVATAPRLADGTPFPTLYYLCHPAATAAISQLEATQVMNEYNQLLSDDEGVRAAYRAAHESFLADRAVLGDVPEVAGISSGGMPERVKCLHALAAHSLAAGPGVNPIGDLALARCTWTPAVCECMDYSAADSVTE, from the coding sequence ATGACCAGACCCCCGTTCGACCCTTTCACCAACGAGGACATCGCCGTGGTTTCGGCCCAGCTGGGACGACCGGCCCGCAACGTGGTCGGCATCGCCGCGCGGTGCATCTGCGGAGCGCCCACGGTAGTGGCCACAGCACCGAGACTCGCCGACGGCACTCCGTTCCCCACCCTGTACTACCTCTGCCACCCCGCAGCCACTGCGGCAATCTCGCAGCTCGAGGCCACCCAGGTGATGAACGAATACAACCAGCTTCTCTCCGACGATGAGGGCGTGCGCGCCGCCTATCGGGCCGCCCACGAGAGCTTTCTCGCCGATCGCGCCGTGCTCGGCGACGTACCGGAGGTTGCCGGAATCTCCTCAGGGGGCATGCCCGAGCGGGTCAAGTGCCTGCATGCCCTTGCCGCCCATTCCCTGGCCGCCGGCCCTGGCGTCAACCCGATCGGCGACCTCGCGCTCGCGCGCTGCACCTGGACACCCGCCGTCTGCGAGTGCATGGACTATTCGGCGGCGGATTCGGTTACCGAGTGA
- a CDS encoding FtsB family cell division protein: protein MGSKSTDRKLPATGPAETPVGGWLRGIHFSGFSLVMMVILVLAVVVLAPSLRTYAEQRQQISALNAEVSEQQTEVDQLKSERERWNDRTYITTQARDRLSYVQPGDISFLVINDLPVPVTDASETAPVSTNIQDTKIDWLGSLFASAMTAGLAPKAAAE from the coding sequence GTGGGAAGCAAGTCCACCGATCGGAAGCTCCCGGCCACCGGACCGGCCGAAACGCCCGTCGGGGGTTGGCTGCGCGGCATCCACTTCTCAGGCTTCTCCCTCGTGATGATGGTCATCCTGGTGCTGGCCGTGGTGGTGCTCGCGCCAAGCCTGCGCACCTATGCCGAACAGCGCCAGCAGATCAGCGCGTTGAACGCCGAGGTCTCCGAGCAGCAGACCGAGGTGGACCAGCTCAAGTCCGAGCGGGAGCGGTGGAACGACCGCACCTACATCACGACCCAGGCGCGGGACCGACTCTCCTACGTTCAGCCGGGCGACATCAGTTTTCTCGTGATCAACGACCTGCCCGTTCCGGTTACCGATGCGAGTGAGACGGCACCCGTGAGCACCAATATTCAAGACACCAAAATCGATTGGCTGGGATCCCTGTTCGCGTCGGCGATGACGGCCGGTCTTGCACCGAAGGCGGCAGCAGAATGA
- the eno gene encoding phosphopyruvate hydratase, translated as MALIEAVDAREILDSRGNPTIEVEVLLDDGTVSRAAVPSGASTGVFEAYELRDGDKARYLGKGVLNAVDSVIEELGLAVEDIDASDQRIVDMVLNETDGTDNKERLGANAILGVSLAVAKAAASSAGLPLFRYLGGPNAHTLPVPLMNIINGGSHADNDVDIQEFMIVPLGAESFSEGLRWGVETYHALKGLLQSKGLSTGLGDEGGFAPNLPSNRAALDLIVEAIEIAGYVPGKDIALALDCAASEFFSDGVYRFEGKKLSAQELSAYYAELVAAYPLVSIEDPLEEDDWDGYVHLTQELGDKVQIVGDDLFVTNPARLAKGLELKAANSILVKVNQIGTLTETMDAVSMAQRAGYTAIISHRSGETEDTFIADLAVATDAGQIKTGAPARSERVAKYNQLLRIEEELGEAAVYAGRSAFPRFSA; from the coding sequence GTGGCCCTGATTGAGGCAGTAGACGCACGCGAAATTCTCGATTCCCGAGGCAACCCCACCATCGAGGTCGAGGTTCTGTTGGACGACGGCACCGTCAGCCGCGCCGCCGTTCCGTCCGGAGCGTCCACCGGAGTGTTTGAGGCGTACGAGCTGCGCGACGGCGACAAGGCCCGTTACCTCGGCAAGGGCGTTCTCAACGCCGTCGATTCCGTCATCGAGGAGCTGGGCCTGGCCGTCGAAGACATCGACGCGAGCGACCAGCGCATCGTCGACATGGTTCTCAACGAGACCGACGGCACCGATAACAAGGAGCGCCTCGGCGCCAACGCCATCCTCGGCGTGAGCCTCGCCGTGGCTAAGGCCGCCGCCAGCTCGGCCGGGCTGCCGCTGTTCCGCTACCTCGGCGGCCCGAACGCGCACACCCTGCCCGTGCCGCTGATGAACATCATCAATGGCGGGTCGCACGCCGACAACGACGTGGACATCCAGGAGTTCATGATCGTTCCCCTCGGTGCCGAGTCGTTCAGCGAGGGCCTGCGCTGGGGCGTCGAGACGTACCACGCGCTCAAGGGTCTGCTGCAGTCCAAGGGCCTCTCCACCGGCCTCGGCGACGAGGGTGGATTCGCTCCCAACCTGCCGAGCAACCGCGCTGCCCTCGACCTCATCGTCGAAGCCATCGAAATTGCCGGTTACGTTCCCGGAAAAGACATCGCCCTCGCCCTCGACTGCGCGGCGAGCGAATTCTTCTCAGACGGGGTGTACAGGTTCGAGGGCAAGAAGCTCTCGGCGCAGGAGCTGTCGGCCTACTACGCCGAGCTCGTTGCCGCCTATCCGCTGGTCTCGATCGAAGACCCGCTGGAGGAAGACGACTGGGACGGCTACGTGCACCTCACGCAGGAGCTCGGCGACAAGGTGCAGATCGTCGGCGACGACCTGTTCGTGACGAACCCGGCACGTCTGGCCAAGGGCCTCGAGCTGAAGGCCGCGAACTCGATCCTGGTGAAGGTCAACCAGATCGGTACGCTCACCGAGACGATGGATGCCGTGTCGATGGCGCAGCGCGCCGGCTACACTGCCATCATCTCTCACCGTTCGGGTGAAACCGAAGACACTTTCATCGCCGACCTCGCGGTGGCGACGGACGCCGGTCAGATCAAGACCGGAGCTCCGGCCCGCAGCGAGCGCGTGGCCAAGTACAACCAGCTGCTGCGCATCGAAGAAGAGCTCGGCGAGGCCGCCGTCTACGCGGGACGTTCCGCTTTCCCGCGCTTCAGCGCCTAA
- the hisS gene encoding histidine--tRNA ligase has translation MATPVTPPRGMRDFLPADKAVREHALGVIRQSFSAHGFDEIETPVMEDSARLHSGLGGDNEKLAFAVMKRGLKATDVAAAVEQDDLLSLADLGLRFDLTVPLARFYATHRAELPTVFRSIQIAPVWRAERPQKGRYRQFVQCDIDIIGEAGSLAEIELITATAATLDTLGLVGCSIRINDRRILSTMLGHWGVAADLTERALITIDKLDKIGVDGVVTELGGLGIDTAGIADTLHTLGGSGWDLGSDVPEWLDQAAFADLLALRAAMPRVDLVFDPTLVRGMGYYTGTIFEISHPTLGYSLGGGGRYDGMIGRFLGTDVPACGFSIGFERIVDLLGRDAASAADAVVLVHSADADPAHLVQLKTALVADGLRVRLERRTKNLKALLDRAAEAGFGRFAFVTDDTTTAAELEFKALGA, from the coding sequence ATGGCAACACCTGTAACTCCTCCCCGTGGCATGCGTGACTTCCTCCCCGCCGACAAGGCCGTACGGGAGCACGCGCTCGGGGTGATCCGTCAGAGCTTCTCCGCCCACGGGTTCGACGAAATCGAGACCCCGGTGATGGAGGACTCTGCACGCCTGCACTCGGGCCTCGGCGGCGACAACGAGAAGCTGGCCTTCGCTGTGATGAAGCGTGGCCTAAAGGCGACGGATGTCGCGGCCGCCGTCGAGCAGGACGACCTGCTGTCCCTCGCCGACCTGGGACTGCGTTTCGACCTCACAGTTCCGCTTGCGCGCTTCTATGCCACGCACCGGGCCGAGCTGCCCACCGTCTTTCGCTCCATTCAGATCGCACCGGTGTGGCGCGCGGAGCGGCCGCAGAAGGGTCGCTACCGCCAGTTCGTGCAGTGCGACATTGACATCATCGGAGAAGCCGGTTCGCTCGCCGAGATCGAGTTGATCACGGCGACCGCGGCAACCCTCGACACGCTGGGGCTTGTCGGCTGCTCCATCCGCATCAACGACCGCCGAATCCTGTCGACCATGCTCGGTCACTGGGGCGTCGCGGCCGACCTCACCGAACGCGCCCTCATCACGATCGATAAGCTCGACAAGATCGGCGTCGACGGTGTGGTCACCGAGCTCGGCGGCCTCGGCATCGACACGGCGGGAATAGCCGACACATTGCACACACTCGGGGGCTCGGGTTGGGACCTCGGCTCCGACGTACCGGAGTGGCTCGACCAGGCGGCATTCGCCGATCTGCTCGCCCTGCGCGCGGCCATGCCTCGGGTCGACCTTGTCTTCGATCCCACCCTGGTTCGGGGCATGGGTTATTACACCGGCACGATCTTCGAGATCTCGCACCCCACCCTCGGGTACTCGCTCGGCGGCGGCGGTCGATATGACGGCATGATCGGGCGTTTCCTCGGCACGGACGTGCCGGCGTGCGGATTCTCGATCGGCTTCGAACGCATCGTCGACCTGCTGGGCCGCGACGCCGCATCCGCTGCCGACGCCGTTGTGCTCGTGCACAGCGCCGACGCGGATCCGGCCCACCTCGTGCAGCTCAAGACCGCGCTCGTGGCCGACGGCCTGCGCGTGCGCCTCGAACGCCGAACCAAGAATCTCAAGGCCCTGCTCGACCGCGCCGCCGAGGCCGGTTTCGGCCGTTTTGCCTTTGTCACCGACGACACCACGACCGCTGCCGAACTCGAGTTCAAGGCGCTCGGCGCCTGA
- a CDS encoding MazG family protein: MTEAASSLDTLIATVARLRAPGGCAWDADQSHESLVQYLVEESHELVEAIESGSRDDLLEELGDVLYQVLFHSDLAANTAGEDFDIQDVAAHMNAKMIGRHPHVFGDLKLDTAADVSAAWDGFKAEEKPERTSVLDGIPLGMPALALADKVLGRAEKIGLIEPDGGFPLAMDSEDELGPLLLAIVATARTKGLDAERALRTALRDLQGEIRGAEAAMTPNSERAADVDAFDAGIIALPRG, translated from the coding sequence GTGACAGAAGCCGCCAGTTCACTCGACACCCTCATCGCCACAGTGGCCCGGCTGCGGGCGCCGGGTGGCTGCGCTTGGGACGCCGATCAGTCGCACGAGTCGCTCGTGCAGTACCTGGTGGAGGAGTCCCACGAACTCGTGGAGGCGATCGAGTCCGGCAGTCGTGATGACCTACTAGAGGAGCTCGGCGACGTTCTCTACCAGGTGCTTTTCCACTCCGACCTCGCGGCGAACACCGCGGGTGAGGATTTCGACATTCAGGATGTCGCGGCTCACATGAACGCGAAGATGATCGGCCGGCATCCGCACGTCTTCGGCGATCTCAAGCTCGACACCGCCGCCGATGTGTCGGCGGCCTGGGACGGCTTCAAGGCGGAGGAGAAGCCGGAGCGCACGAGCGTGCTCGACGGTATTCCCCTTGGTATGCCAGCCCTCGCCCTGGCGGACAAGGTTCTGGGGCGTGCGGAGAAGATCGGCCTGATCGAACCTGACGGCGGCTTTCCGCTCGCGATGGACAGCGAGGATGAGCTGGGTCCGCTGCTGCTCGCCATCGTCGCAACAGCTAGGACGAAGGGCCTCGATGCCGAGAGGGCGCTTCGCACCGCGCTGCGAGATCTGCAGGGGGAGATCCGTGGGGCGGAGGCCGCCATGACGCCGAACTCCGAGCGCGCGGCCGACGTGGACGCCTTCGATGCGGGCATCATCGCCCTTCCTCGCGGCTGA